TATCTGGCAGAAATACCGGTGGTGGTGCGCGTGTGAAGAATGAAATAGATTTAATGAACAAGCTACATGATTGAAACGATTCAGAGGGTTTGGAAAGGAATACACCGTAAGATTCTTGTTGTTCCAACAGTATACATTATCCATTATTCAGTATCCATTGGCATCTGCCTGGCACAGTCGCCCTATCAGCTACGCACAGGCCGCGAAATCGGTTTACTAGGAGCGGGCGCTGTAACGCTTGGGGCATCGGTAGCGTTGACCAATGCCATCGACCCACTTACTACCGCCGAAATTGCTTCACTCAATCGGGGAGACATTAGCTCCTTCGACCGTAATGCTACCTTCCATTGGTCGACCTCGGCCGATAAGTGGAGTGATGTTGCGCTGGTAGGTACGATTGGGGCCGCAGGGGTAGTGTCGCTGGGTTTGCAGCCCATACGGCAGGATTTTAAGACCGTGGCCGTCATGTACGTCGAAACGTTGCTACTGGCGAATGGCATTGAACGGACAG
This window of the Spirosoma aerolatum genome carries:
- a CDS encoding phosphatase PAP2 family protein; protein product: MIETIQRVWKGIHRKILVVPTVYIIHYSVSIGICLAQSPYQLRTGREIGLLGAGAVTLGASVALTNAIDPLTTAEIASLNRGDISSFDRNATFHWSTSADKWSDVALVGTIGAAGVVSLGLQPIRQDFKTVAVMYVETLLLANGIERTVKSVTQRTRPYVYNPLVPLDEKLDRTSRQSFFSGHATNAFATAVFTSEVFRHYFPHSKLKPVVWVGTLGLASATALFRYEAGLHYPTDLLAGAAFGSLVGWGIPKLHQIKKGSDLGKRLDVQPWSNGMANGIYMRLAVFSR